The Henckelia pumila isolate YLH828 unplaced genomic scaffold, ASM3356847v2 CTG_549, whole genome shotgun sequence sequence AAAATACAGCAGAttctataataaaaataaaaaataacaaaatcactttgttaaaaattttaaaaaataaaaatacaaaaccAAAATTAGGCAAGCGTGTTTTCTTATAACAAAAGGTAGCGGCGAGATAAAATAGTGGCGTCTTCACAATCTTACCCTTTTCCTCCCGAATCATTCCTCTTTCCCCAAATTTGCATCACGTAAGCTTTTGCTTTCCTTTCGATCTTTCTTTACGTGTTTCATCAACGTTATTGTTAATCGTAATCGAGTAAATTGCAGATGTGAGCTTAGAATTagatctcttttttttttttttttaaatgtctgCTTACCTTGGTATGTTACATGAAATGAGACGATTTGATCTGGTTTTTATGGTTTCTTATGTTAATCGTTCGAATTTACGGCATAAATTATCTTTTACTGTGATTTGGATGGAATTATTTCGTCGATGTTAATCTTTCCCAAAATTTTGACCCAGGGGTGCGATTTCTCCGGATTATCCCAAAATTTTCTGAATTCGGAGACCTCTGGTATCTTTCTCCTTACATCTTCGTGTTTATATATTCAATGTATTAGTTTTTGCCGTTTAGTGATTTCGATTGCGGCTAATCTATTTGATTTAAATTGAATAATGGAATCTGGGTTTGCTTTTGTATGTTCGTTAGCTGGAATGTTGTTTCTGGAAAAAGGTGGCCTAAATTTTCATAGTATTTTTGCTGCATTTATCGCGCAACAGCTAGTACTTGATCGAATTTTGTGGTGGATTTTTGACAGAGGTTTTGTGGTTGTGATGGTGAACTATATGAAAACCTTAACATTCACATTTTCATTTTTGTTCAGCAAAAGTGCGAGCGATCCTTGTGGAGTTTACACCTTAGATTTGGAAATTGAACCTCGATTGGAGTATCTCATAGTCGATGGCAGCGGTTTACAGCCTCTATATTATCAACAAATCAGGTGGTCTTATTTTCTACAAGGTTAGCACAGGACATGTAAAAACTCCGTGATCTATTGATTGAACATTGTAATTGATATAAGAGAGGGATTAAAAATTGCATCTTTATGCCTTTTAAGGATTATGGGTCAGCTGGAAGAATGGACACAAATGATAGTTTGAGACTGGCAAGTTTGTGGCATTCAATGCATGCCATATCTCAGCAGTTGTCCCCTGTTTCCGGTTGCTTCGGAATCGAGCTTCTCCAAGCTGATACTTTTGATCTCCATTGCTTTCAATCTCTCACTGGTGTGAAAACAATCTCTCCCTTGCTTCTGCTTTTTGCCTCCTTTATTATCTTTTGTAAGGTTGATCAGTGTCTCTTTTTGTGGTTTATGTTGTTATTTGATTTCTGGGATCTGTTTTTCTCTTGTGTGAGTTTTAGATTATGGCAGATTTATGGTATTGGAAATTGCTTGGTCAAGCAAGTGCATATATAACTCTGAATTGTTCGTGTTGATTCGAATTGTCTGAATGATGATGACACATTGACGCCCTGATACATCTGAAGTTTAGTTCAAACAGCCGATTAGGATGAAGCTCCAGACTAAGCATCAAATAGCACCTCATGGATTGAAAAAGTGATTGATCACAGGTGGTCGCACTCGCACATGATCCCAGCACAAAAATAGCTACATGTTCCTTGTTAATTGTTATCCTCATTGTGAACTGTTGACTCTAAACAGAAGCTGAACAGAAGATTGAAGGCATTATCAGTTCACTGACTtgattctctttttttttttttcttgtaatATTTATCTTTTCATTCTGATTGATAGTAAATTTCGGGGATGTAGCTAAACCTTGAAAActttcttgattcaaacctGCTTCTTAATAGTTGCCGATTGTCAAAACCACCATCCTCTCGCCTCACGAATGCAACTATGCTAATATAACATCTTTTCTTTCAGGTACCAAATTCTTTGTGGTCTGCGAACCTGGAGTTCAACATATGGAGGGTCTCTTGAAATGTATTTATGAGCTATATACAGATTATGTTCTGAAGAACCCGTTTTATGAGATGGAAATGCCAATTCGCTGTGAGCTCTTTGACATAAATTTATCGCAAGCTGTACAGAAGGATCGAGTTGCTTTATTGGGAAGATGATTTGACACCCTCTTTGTTTCCATGCTTTGTTAAGCTTTCTTTCGTTCATGTTTTTAGCCGGCCGGGTGTTGCCAGTTCACCGCTATTGCCATTAATATGCTATAGTATGTCTTGAATTCAATACTGGATTAAGACCAAAACTTgttgaatgatttttttttaataaccgTGGTCATATATTAACGTTTTTTAGTGGTGTTGATCTTTACTTAACTATTcatatgaacataaaacttatcCCATTTTGAGAAGGCTAAGCTGTTAACTTGTAAACTACCTCGACAATAATTTTGTGGGAAACAATCATGGAGTAAAAAGACGTATATACGATGATATCAATATTTTTCGATGCAGTATATACAGTGACCACGGAAGAAAGCAAAGACGTGTGAACTCGGACTTGTAACGAAATTATATATTCATTTTAATGTGGTTTTTCATCCCTCGTTAATAGGAAATTGTTCCCGCTGATTGAGAAGTTTCAAGTTTTGAGAATAAAAATGTTCCCGTTGATTGAGAAGTCTTCAGTTTCGATTGTGTCGGCCAAAGCCCGAAAGTGTGATAAATGGAATATGCAGTTTTAGGTTTGGAAAAGAAAAATCGTTCCCACTCCCTTCATTTtctcaacaattttttttggatttgttttgaaatttgattattGTCATACCAACGCACTAAAAAATTAGTAAGAGGTCCAtatctttaataaaatattagtaTCTCGACGCAGGCGTTGCGTGCTTTTTACTGTCTAATTTTTaactataaataataaataataaatagtgaaattaaaaaaaattaaaataaatatccataaagaacaaaaaaatattatgagaataACATTCTAATAAATAAGTAGTTATTAATAGACAAAATAAAATGACTCTAttgtaattaaatatatattaaaaggcTAATTAAAAAAGGGATTGACCATATCAATATACCAACTCCTCAACTCTaataaaagataataaatataatGGATATTAAGAGATATAATTAATCTTCCTAAATACACACAAGCTATTATATGCATATGTTGTATGTTTTTATAATCGTTGAAAGTggaaaactcaaataaaaaacaataataaaaaattgtgTTGTCAGTGTTGGGCTTTAAACAAAAGCCCAATCTGAGTATAAGTCCAACTTCATCTCCATCGTCTCTCTTCTGCTGAGCCTGATCGGTAGATACAAGATCATCCCAAAATTTTTTGAATTCGGAGACCTCTGGTATCTTTCTCCTTACATCTTCGTGTTTATATATTCAATGTATTAGTTTTTGTCGTTTAGTGATTTCGATTGCGGCTAATCTATTTGATTTAAATTGAATAATGGAATCTGGGTTTGCTTTTGTATGTTCGTTAGCTGGAATGTTGTTTCTGGAAAAAGGTGGCCTAAATTTTCATAGTATTTTTGCAGCATTTATCGCGCAACAGCTAGTACTTGATCGAATTTTGTGGTGGATTTTTGACAGAGGTTTTGTGGATGTGATGGTAAACTATATGAAAACCTTAACATTCACATTTTCATTTTTGTTCAGCAAAAGTGCGAGCGATCCTTGTGGAGTTTACACCTTAGATTTGGAAATTGAACCTCGATTGGAGTATCTCATAGTCGATGGCAGCGGTTTACAGCCTCTATATTATCAACAAATCAGGTGGTCTTATTTTCTACAAGGTTAGCACAGGACATGTAAAAACTCCGTGATCTATTGATTGAACATTGTAATTGATATAAGAGAGGGATTAAAAATTGCATCTTTATGCTTTTTAAGGATTATGGGTCAGCTGGAAGAATGGACACAAATGATAGTTTGAGACTGGCAAGTTTGTGGCATTCAATGCATGCCATATCTCAGCAGTTGTCCCCTGTTTCCGGTTGCTCCGGAATCGAGCTTCTCCAAGCTGATACTTTTGATCTCCATTGCTTTCAATCTCTCACTGGTGTGAAAACAATCTCTCCCTTGCTTCTGCTTTTTGCCTCCTTTATTATATTTTGTAAGGTCGATCAGTGTCTCTTTTTGTGGTTTATGTTGTTATTTGGTTTCTGGGATCTGTTTTTCTCTTGTGTGAGTTTTAGATTATGGCAGATTTATGGTATTGGAAATTGCTTGGTCAAGCAAGTGCTCTCCAACAACATCGCTAGCAAGGTACAATTCCTCATTTTGCCCCTGATTCCTGATCTTAATGGTTTAATTTTTCTCGTCCTAATTGCCGACTCTAATTATTCTCTCGTGCTttctttatttgtatttttatgaCAGTCTTAAGAAGAGATGTTGGATGAATATGGACTCTTTGGTATCTTAATCCTCGTCAAGATATTTTTGTACTCTCTTACTTCTGTTGAAATGATTCTcgtgtttgatcatttccttttTTTGAACGGATACACATCTCTGTTGTGTAGGTTAAGATTTCACTTTTGTTGTTTAAGCTATTATGCAGCTATTTTCCAGAACTACCAATACATACAAGTTCATTTCATCATTTTGGTTATTGAAATTGATGCTTGATATGTTTAGGGAGTTTTTAGTGACTGCACAAAATGTTTAAAATTTGAACAAAAATATTATCAGTCAGATTACTTGGCTGGCTGTCGTTAAAAGAGCTTATTGAATAAGAAATCGAAATTTTAGACCAAAGGTTGCGTTTGAAGATGAGAGTGGGCCAAAATTTTAAGATGATTTGCAATCATTCACATTAAGTAAATGTTTTCGCCGAATCTTTTGAGATTTCTCCTCCTAAGAGTAAATATATTGAGTTCACATAAAAGTCCTTGCAAATTTACAAATCCAAGATGAAAACTATCGGGTAATTCTTCAAATTCCATTTTGAGAAAATCTGCGACTCTGCTAAACTACTCATCCTTGAACGACTTTCCATCCGTCAAATAACATGCGAGTTGCACGAAAATACAGAACAACGAAAAATCCGATGCCCCCAAACAATCATGGACCCAATTGTTTGGCCAAACATGGATCATTGGATGCACTATGGCTTCGAATTTCCCATGAAAACATAATTTTGCTGCATAAAATTGAAACTTTTGAGTTTTGACAACAAGAATCGAAAGATTGTTATGTCCATTCAAAGAACACTCTCAAGGAATGGATTATATATTGATGTCCACTGGACGACAACTGAAATGTAGATcacaaaaaatgatatattaaAACATAAGAAATTAACGATGTCCGTATACTGTAGTATTCCAATTTATAAGCATTGGGACAAGATGAAAGAAAGCCAGGAAAATCGGCCGTACAGTGGATGATGATAGTTTGCAGCCAGGTCAGGTATAGACGTGTGTGAAAGTCTTTGGTTTCTTATCTGAGGACCCTGTTAGAGCTCAAGGAGAAGCTTTCTTCACCAGCTACAGTTGAATTCAGCCTCCCAGCAGCCCACCCGTTATTTAGCACGCGGACAGCAGCGCGTGCTGGATCACCAGCTACACGGCTGCCTTCGACTTTTTTATCATATTCCGGAGTACCACTAGCTTTTCTCTCTTTCCTTCGCTGCCGCTCATCGTCTCTCTCTTTTCTCAGCCAACTCTCCACAGTTCTCTGTAAATTCATAAACACAAGGTAGCAATTAAAGGTTTGTCAATGGATAAACGTTATTGTCTCAAGTCGGAGTAATAACACGCTTTCATGAAACATATGATATTTTCCACTTCTGGAGACAATATGAAGAGAATCAGTAGAGGGTGCAAGATTCTTGATTGTGTCATAATCATTGtttattttagttgataaattaaTCAAGAACATAATTTTATTCTTGACATTTTTTCTTGTTATAATGCGGATGCTGACTTGTTATGTATTACAAGTAAAGAGCAAATTTTTCACAAGTTTGTTGTGGTGTTTCTGAAATGATTTTCAGCTCTGAAATGCTTATTTCTCAAAATAAAACTTCACTTCAAACCACTACACAGGAAAAACAAGCAACTACACAAAGGACACGTCTAACATGaagattaaattaaaaatagacCCCATGATTATTTGCAAGACAGTACAAAGTAACATAAAGGAAATTCAGATGTCAGAGTTATTTTGTTACCGCAAGAACACAGGTACCCAATATGACTTAGGAGCTGCTCCGCCCCTAATCTAATTGAACGACCAAAAAACTTAAGTCGAAGTGCTTTATTTTAAAAGTGAAGCAACTAACCATCAGTGACAACTTGCTaatttctt is a genomic window containing:
- the LOC140873408 gene encoding uncharacterized protein isoform X1 gives rise to the protein MAAVYSLYIINKSGGLIFYKDYGSAGRMDTNDSLRLASLWHSMHAISQQLSPVSGCSGIELLQADTFDLHCFQSLTGVKTISPLLLLFASFIIFCKVDQCLFLWFMLLFGFWDLFFSCVSFRLWQIYGIGNCLVKQVLSNNIASKS
- the LOC140873408 gene encoding uncharacterized protein isoform X2 → MAAVYSLYIINKSGGLIFYKDYGSAGRMDTNDSLRLASLWHSMHAISQQLSPVSGCSGIELLQADTFDLHCFQSLTDYGRFMVLEIAWSSKCSPTTSLASLKKRCWMNMDSLVS
- the LOC140873408 gene encoding uncharacterized protein isoform X3; translation: MAAVYSLYIINKSGGLIFYKDYGSAGRMDTNDSLRLASLWHSMHAISQQLSPVSGCSGIELLQADTFDLHCFQSLTDLWYWKLLGQASALQQHR
- the LOC140873399 gene encoding uncharacterized protein: MAAVYSLYIINKSGGLIFYKDYGSAGRMDTNDSLRLASLWHSMHAISQQLSPVSGCFGIELLQADTFDLHCFQSLTGTKFFVVCEPGVQHMEGLLKCIYELYTDYVLKNPFYEMEMPIRCELFDINLSQAVQKDRVALLGR